From Malaciobacter mytili LMG 24559:
ATGTTTTTTTCAAATCTCTCTTTTAAAAACTCTTCTATTTCTTCTAAATCTTCAGTTATTTCATTTGCAACAATAATCTCTTTTGGAAGTAGGGGAATTTCATTATCATAATAGTTAATAATTGCTCGTTTATAGGCTTCATTTATATCTATTTCAAGTTCACCTTGATTTATTTTTAAATAATCATGATTACTTGAAGCTAATTTCCCATCTCTAAAGAACATTCTAACAACTACTGCTTTTTCTTTTGAAACTTTAATAGCAAAAAGGTCTAAATCTTCTTTTGTTGCTAAATCCATACCTGTTTGAATTTGAGATTTTTCTATTGTTTTAATTCTATCTCTTAATTTCATAGCTTCTTCAAATCTAAACTCTTCTGAATATTGCAACATTTTTTCATTTAATTTTTTTACAATTTTTGATTTATTATAAATATATTCTAAAGCTTCTTGTATTAGTTTTGCATAATCTTCTTTTGAAATTTTACCAATACAAGGAGCATGACATTTATTTATTTGATGAAATAAACAGGCTTCTTTTCCTTTTATACAAGATTTTTTTTGAACTAAAGGTATGATTTCATATATACTATCAAGCATATCTCTAGCCCCTGTTGAGTAAGGACCAAAGTATTTAATATTTTTATCTTTTAAAACTTTTCTAGTAATTTCTAGTCTTGGAAAATCTTCTTTATAATCAATTACTATATAAGGATAAGTCTTATCATCTCTTAATAAGATATTATATTTTGGTTTTAATTGTTTAATAAGTGAATTTTCAAGTATAAGTGCATCATGTTCATTTGGTACTACAATCCATTCTAAGGATTTTACTTCACTAATCATTTTAAAAATTCTAGGGCTTAATTTATCAGCTGGTGCTAAAGTAGGAGTAAATTTAAAATAGGATTTTACTCTATTTTTAAGCACTTTAGCTTTTCCTATATATAATAAATGTCCCTCTTT
This genomic window contains:
- the uvrC gene encoding excinuclease ABC subunit UvrC: MNLEEKLKELPNNAGVYQYFDKEGHLLYIGKAKVLKNRVKSYFKFTPTLAPADKLSPRIFKMISEVKSLEWIVVPNEHDALILENSLIKQLKPKYNILLRDDKTYPYIVIDYKEDFPRLEITRKVLKDKNIKYFGPYSTGARDMLDSIYEIIPLVQKKSCIKGKEACLFHQINKCHAPCIGKISKEDYAKLIQEALEYIYNKSKIVKKLNEKMLQYSEEFRFEEAMKLRDRIKTIEKSQIQTGMDLATKEDLDLFAIKVSKEKAVVVRMFFRDGKLASSNHDYLKINQGELEIDINEAYKRAIINYYDNEIPLLPKEIIVANEITEDLEEIEEFLKERFEKNIPIIYPKRGKKTQIIQIALNNCEELLRLQKVNTTTIYEELKELFSLNTTPNRFECFDNSHMMGQATVGAMVTWEEKFVKKDYRHYNLEAKDEYAQMKETLIRRSESFEKNPAPDLWVIDGGETLLKLAIDIRNSIGVNLNIIAIAKEKLDFKAHRAKGSAKDIVFYELNNEIKRVDLLPSDKRLQFIQRLRDEAHRFAISFHKKQKRKEDSKISLLQIKGIGEAKIKKLLLYFGEFEKIKNATFEELKNVLNEKDARILLNYFNNLEG